A region of the Planktothrix tepida PCC 9214 genome:
CATGGGAACTGGGACACTGGCATTATTGACTTGAATACCGATAATTTCTCGGCGGGTTAAATTTAATGCACCTAAAACCGCATTGGCTTGACGTTCTGCTTCTTGGGTGGCGAGTTTTAAAGCTTGTTGTTGGGCGGCGTTAATTTCAGCTTCAGACGCGACGAAACTCACCCCATCAATACGGGTCGCCCCGGCTTTAACGGCATCATCTAATAAACTGCCGACTTTTTCGGTTTTCAACTTAAAACTGACGGTATTGGTGGCAGAATACCCGGTTAAGCGTTGTTGATCGTTAGTATAACTGTAGGTGGGGTTGAGGCGAATTCCGGTGGTTTCCAGTTTCTCAACATTGCGCGATCGCAGTAATTCTATCACCGCATTCGTTCGTCTGGCGGCTTCTGTTTGCACTTCTTCGGCGGTTTTCCCCAAGACTTCAACCCCTAACTGAACTTGGGTTTGGGTCGTTGGGATCATGACTACACCTTCCCCACTGACGGTTAGGGTTCTAACCCGTTGTTCTTGGGCAAAAACAGGAGCAATGAAGGGGATGCTAACTAATCCTAAACTTAAGGATAATGCTGTAATCAGGCTCCAAGGATTAATCGAACAAGAAGATTGATTGAAGGACATTGTGGACGTTCTCTCAAGTGCGAAAGGGGTATAACCATCAGGATAGTAGCTTCTTATGTAGAAGTTGTTTCTACCCTAGCTGTTCCTCGATTTCGCTCAATTATCCTCAAATTCGGGATGATCTCTGTAGAGACGCGCCTGGGCGAAGCCATGCCGTAAGGCTATTGGCGCGTCTGTATTTGCATGGCGCGTCTGTATTTGAGGTTCAATAGCGCGTCTGTATTTGGGTTAATGAGTTACAAATGATCAACTTGACGCTCTAGTTTATCTTGAATATTTTTAGGAATATTGCTTAATAAATCTAAACCCGTATTGGCTTCAATATCATCCACAGAAACTTGATAAGATTTCCAATTCTTTTTTAAGGAATTTGAGTTGGGAATTTTGACAGCAATCACACGGGTATTTTCCGTAATTTTTTGATTAGCTTGATCTAAAATAACAATGACTTTCCAATTCCATTCAGGAACAGTTATATTTCCTTTGGCAATAGTTCTAAGTTTGCCAGAACCCCCGGCAATAATATATAATTCTTTTCCTTCTTGAGCTAGATCTCGGCAGTGTTGTTCTAAATCACTCCAAATGCCTCGATTTAATTGTGGGGCTTGGGGAATAATATTAGTGAGAATAAATGTAGCACTATTATGTTCAGAGGTATTGGTGCGATCGCCAGAGGGAACTAAATGACCTCGATCATAACCTGTTCCCCGATAATCATTGGATTGAACTTGATACCATCCGGGAGGTAAATTTTCATCGGGTCTAAAATTATTTTGACGTTTAACCGTTCCTAACCAAGATTGATTCAAGTGCCAACTCACCCAATTAGCTGTTCCAGTTTTGCTATTATAAGATAAAACAAATTCGGGTTTTTCGATCAAAAAATTAGTGGAATTTTGAGGATCAGCCGTTGCTTGACTAGGGTTGCCCAGTTTCAGATGAATATCTGAGGCTGTGGGTGGGTTAAACAGAATTTGACATCCAGTTAATGTTAATACAGCAGCGAATCCTAGATTAAAAATTTGTAAAATATTTAATTGAACTAGATCTGTGGATTGGTTTTTTGTAGAAAAAATTTTTAAATTAATCAATAAAGCCATAATAATATTATTCATGGGAATCCTTGGGTTAAAATACTTACATTACTTTTTAATCTATTTTGGTTTAGGTTTAGGTTATTAAACTCAAACCTGATTTTTTAGCCCAAAATATTATAGATCATTTTTCGTTATTTAAAGATTTTGTGAAAAAAAGTAAAATTTTATAAAATCGAGAAAAACAGTAGCCATCATAGGATAATAGTGCTACAATCAAGACGGTTTAAAATCCATCTTATAGGAATTTGTAATTCATCTTAGATCAATCGGTATGACTACGCTCAAAAATTACTATAGTATGTTACAAGTTAACCCCACATCGACAGCCTCAGAAATCAAACAAGCCTATCGTCGATTAGCAAAAATCTTTCATCCTGATAGCCAAACTCAATCAGCAGATCATGACCGAATTATTCAGATTAATGCAGCTTATGAAGTATTAAGTGATCCACAAAAACGCCAATCCTATGATCGACAACTGGGTTTAGAAGTTAATCCGTATTCTAACGGTTTTGAACCCTCGATTTCTAAAAAACAACAACAAAAAGCTACGGAAGCTGATGCAGAATTAAACGGTTGGATTAATAAAGTTTATAAACCCATTAATCGTTCGATTAATCAAATTTTAAAGCCTCTAAAATCGGAAGTCAATAAATTATCTGCCGATCCCTTTGATGATGAATTAATGGAAGCTTTTCAAGCTTATATAGAATTGTGTAGAAACGCTCTCAATAAAGCTCAACAATTATTCCGTTCTCAAAAAAATCCCTCCCCTGTCGCTGGAGTTGCAGCCCATATTTATTATACCCTCAATCACTTAGATGACGGACTCAATGAATTAGAAACATTTACCCTCAATTATGATGATTCTTCTCTACACACAGGTCAAGAATTCTTTAGGATTGCCTCTCGTTTACGTCGAGAAGCCCAGGAAGAAATGAAAAAAATTTGCTAATATATAAAGGTGTTATAGTTTAACCTATCTAGCGATCAGCAACAGGAGAATTAATTATTATGTCACCAACAAGATGTGCTTCCGGGGTTTGTATTAGATTTGCAAGAAATTTGGAATATCGGTTAAAATATAGAAATACTAATTAGTTAGGAAATTCAAAAATCAAGTTGTAGATCTGAATTTTTAACAGTTACTAATTGCTGCGGACAGATTACAGTAATTCTTGATGTGAGTGCAAAATCACTAGGATTAAAGGTTAGAATATGTGTAATATTATTGGCAAGCATGACGGCAATAAGGCGAACATCGTGAGTACGTTTTCCCATGACTGGCTCTCCTGAATAAATAGTGTAAAATGTAGCGTAAGCTACGTTTTACACTCCGACTGAATATGGACTTTCAATTAGAACGCTTGCTCAACCTCCCGAATATTACGGTGTTCAGTTGCCAAGAACAAGAAGGTTTTGTTGTTCTTAAGTTAGAATTATTAAACGAGGGAATTACTTGTCCACATTGTCAAAGTTATACCGATCATATTCATCAAACTCGCTCAATGTTAATTCGAGATCTATCTATTTGTGGGCAGGGAGTTTATTTGCATCTTCCCCGTCGCCAATTTTATTGTGCTGGATGTAAAAAATATCCAACAGAACCCTTAGAATTTGTAGAGAAAAGGAGGAATTACACCATTCGTTATGAAGAATATATCTATGAAAGAGTTAAAGAATTAACTGTAGAGCAAGTCAGCCAGAACGAACAATTAAGCCCTCATCAAGTGGGAAGTATCTTTCAAAGAATCGCCCTTCAGAAAAAAAAGCTGGGGAGAGCCGGAAAAATTAAGCTTAGATGAATTCAGCCGTCAAAAAGGAAAAAGAAACTTTGTTACTGTAGTAAGTGATCTATCGAATGGTTCGTTATTAGAAGTTATTGATTCTCATAAAAGTTCAGAGATTATCGAAGTGTTAAAGCAGCAACCCGAATCAATGAGAGCCAAGGTCAAAGAGGTTTCTGTGGATATGTGGGGAGGATTTAAAAAAGTGATTCGGGAAGTTTTTCCTAATGCTTTAATTGTCATTGACCGATTTCATGTGATGAAGTTAGTCAACAGTTCTCTGAATCAACTTCGACTTAAATTAGAACTAAAAGGCTTAAAAAATCGGTGCTTACTGCTCAAAAATTATGTCGATTTAACCCCCGAAGAGAGAAGTGATCTGAAACTGTTGTTAAAGGCCTCCCCCTGTTTGAGTATCGCTTATGAATTAAAAGAGGAACTCCGAGATATTTATGAAAGCAGTACAACGGTTCTTATGGGAATGAGAAGATTAAAGAAATGGCTCAATTCGGCTCTTATTGTTTTTGGAAAAACCGCCCAAACTCTTAAACACCATCTTCCCGATATTTGCCATTATTTTATTAATCGAACAACCAGTGGAGTTATGGAGGGATTAAATAACCGGATCAAATTAATTCTTCGTCAAAGCTATGGCTTCAAAAATTTTGAGATGATGCGTGAAAAGCTACTAGCTTGTCTTTCTTTATAAGATTTACTTATCACCATAGGTACAGGAGAACCATGGTGGGGTAGAATTCTATTGATTATATCCTAAGCTTA
Encoded here:
- a CDS encoding SIMPL domain-containing protein, yielding MSFNQSSCSINPWSLITALSLSLGLVSIPFIAPVFAQEQRVRTLTVSGEGVVMIPTTQTQVQLGVEVLGKTAEEVQTEAARRTNAVIELLRSRNVEKLETTGIRLNPTYSYTNDQQRLTGYSATNTVSFKLKTEKVGSLLDDAVKAGATRIDGVSFVASEAEINAAQQQALKLATQEAERQANAVLGALNLTRREIIGIQVNNASVPVPMPVMYKADAMAPAAPPTPVVGGEQQVRASVTLQISY
- a CDS encoding DNA/RNA non-specific endonuclease; the encoded protein is MNNIIMALLINLKIFSTKNQSTDLVQLNILQIFNLGFAAVLTLTGCQILFNPPTASDIHLKLGNPSQATADPQNSTNFLIEKPEFVLSYNSKTGTANWVSWHLNQSWLGTVKRQNNFRPDENLPPGWYQVQSNDYRGTGYDRGHLVPSGDRTNTSEHNSATFILTNIIPQAPQLNRGIWSDLEQHCRDLAQEGKELYIIAGGSGKLRTIAKGNITVPEWNWKVIVILDQANQKITENTRVIAVKIPNSNSLKKNWKSYQVSVDDIEANTGLDLLSNIPKNIQDKLERQVDHL
- a CDS encoding J domain-containing protein, which produces MTTLKNYYSMLQVNPTSTASEIKQAYRRLAKIFHPDSQTQSADHDRIIQINAAYEVLSDPQKRQSYDRQLGLEVNPYSNGFEPSISKKQQQKATEADAELNGWINKVYKPINRSINQILKPLKSEVNKLSADPFDDELMEAFQAYIELCRNALNKAQQLFRSQKNPSPVAGVAAHIYYTLNHLDDGLNELETFTLNYDDSSLHTGQEFFRIASRLRREAQEEMKKIC